Within Bacteroidota bacterium, the genomic segment TGACGGCGCGGACGTTCGGCGGCGCAGGCTTCGGTGCCGACAGCGTGGCAGCCTACGAGAAGGTGCCCGAACTCGACACCACGCTCCAGGTCCTCCCCCGCGACCTCGCCCGGACGGAGCGCGACGCCGAGCGCCTGACGATCCCCGAGACGCGCGACTACCTCAACGCGCTCCGCCGCGCCGGGGCCGACCAGCTCGGGCGGCCGCTCGTCGGGTACTACGGCAAGTTCTCCTACCCCATCGCGAACCTGATCCTCGTCGTGATCGGCGTGGCGATGGCGTCGGTCCGGCGGCGCGGCGGGCAGGCGGTGCAGTTCGGGACCGGGCTGTTCATCGCCTTCGTCTACCTCGCGCTCCAGAAGCTGAGCGAGCCGTTCGGCTACGCCGAGGCCGTGCCGCCGATCCTCGTGGCGTGGGTACCGCACGCGCTCTTCGCCGTCTTTGCGGTCGCACTCGTCTGGCAGGTGCGGCGGTGAGGGTATACGTGCCGCATCCCTACAATGCCTGTCTCCGTTGCCACCACATTCGTCCATAGACGGCGGCATTGACAGCGAGCACGAGGGCACCGAGCGCGATCTGCCCCTCGCGCGTCAGCCCCGACGGGTAGAGCACGGCGAGGACGTAGCGCTCGACGAACCCGCCGGCGTAGCCCGCCTCGCCGCCGAGCCGGCGGAGGTAGTTCTCGAGCGGCGTCAGCGGGCACACCCACCCGGCGAGCACGACGAGCGCCCCCCACGCCGCCGCCGGGACGTGCGCCCACGCGACCCTCGGCCACCGCCACACCAGCAGCCCGCCGAGCACGACGAACACGACGAAGCCGAGGTGCAACACGAGGACGGCGTCGGCGAGGAGGCGGTAGAGCATGACAGACTCGGCGTGAGGCACTCTTCGAGCAGCACCTTTCCCCTCTCACCCTCAGCGGCTCAGTTCGCGGTTGAGCCAGGCCCGGCTGAGGGTCCAGTCGCGCTTGACGGTCGCGGGCGAGATGCCCAGCGCCTCGGCCGTCTCCTCGACGGTCATCCCGCCGAAGAACCGGCACT encodes:
- a CDS encoding DUF2784 domain-containing protein, which produces MLYRLLADAVLVLHLGFVVFVVLGGLLVWRWPRVAWAHVPAAAWGALVVLAGWVCPLTPLENYLRRLGGEAGYAGGFVERYVLAVLYPSGLTREGQIALGALVLAVNAAVYGRMWWQRRQAL